A single window of Micrococcaceae bacterium Sec5.1 DNA harbors:
- the rsmH gene encoding 16S rRNA (cytosine(1402)-N(4))-methyltransferase RsmH has protein sequence MQAIEERGGNVEEQDAAKPTSERHVPVLKDRCINLLAPGFEAARTRGERPIVIDATLGMGGHSEAMLQRFPDLHLVGIDRDEEALALAGARLEPFSDRTDLVHAVYDEIEDVLADLGIPEVHGILMDLGVSSLQLDERERGFAYSYDAPLDMRMDTSRGQTAADVVNNYSEEDLVRIIRKWGEEKFAGRIANRIVTARAEKPFATTGELVEQIRGVVPAAAAKSGGHPAKRTFQALRIEVNEELDVLERAVPAAVAATAMGGRIVVMSYHSLEDKIVKSVFQAGSKSSAPLGFPVELEEHKPELKTLTKGTEVPTAAEIAENPRAASARLRAVERIKPRRVA, from the coding sequence ATGCAAGCGATTGAGGAAAGAGGAGGCAACGTGGAAGAGCAGGACGCGGCAAAGCCCACATCTGAGCGCCACGTGCCCGTCCTGAAGGACCGCTGCATCAATTTGCTCGCCCCCGGCTTCGAAGCAGCACGCACCCGTGGTGAGAGGCCGATCGTTATCGATGCGACGCTGGGCATGGGCGGACACTCCGAGGCCATGCTGCAACGCTTCCCTGATCTGCACCTCGTGGGTATCGACCGCGATGAGGAAGCGTTGGCGTTGGCCGGTGCGCGACTGGAACCATTCTCGGATCGCACGGATTTGGTTCACGCGGTCTACGACGAAATCGAGGACGTCCTGGCGGATTTGGGTATCCCTGAGGTCCACGGCATCCTCATGGACCTGGGTGTATCGTCCTTGCAGCTGGATGAACGGGAGCGTGGCTTCGCCTACTCCTACGATGCACCGCTGGACATGCGCATGGACACCAGCCGGGGGCAAACCGCGGCAGATGTCGTCAACAACTACAGCGAAGAAGACCTGGTCCGCATCATCCGCAAGTGGGGCGAAGAGAAGTTCGCCGGGCGGATTGCGAACAGGATCGTTACTGCCCGGGCTGAGAAGCCCTTCGCCACAACGGGAGAACTCGTTGAGCAAATCCGGGGCGTGGTACCTGCTGCCGCGGCCAAGAGCGGTGGCCACCCGGCCAAACGGACCTTCCAGGCGCTGCGTATCGAGGTCAACGAAGAGCTCGACGTCCTGGAACGGGCTGTTCCAGCCGCCGTCGCAGCGACGGCCATGGGCGGGCGGATTGTCGTGATGTCCTACCACTCCCTGGAGGACAAGATCGTAAAGTCCGTCTTTCAGGCCGGATCCAAGTCCTCAGCACCGCTCGGATTCCCCGTTGAACTCGAAGAACACAAACCCGAACTGAAAACGCTGACCAAAGGCACGGAAGTGCCTACGGCCGCAGAAATTGCCGAGAACCCCCGCGCGGCGTCTGCCCGACTCAGGGCCGTGGAGCGCATCAAGCCAAGGAGAGTCGCATGA
- a CDS encoding UDP-N-acetylmuramoyl-L-alanyl-D-glutamate--2,6-diaminopimelate ligase — protein MSEHNEAAFHAETPETGTSGFRPASVAAVPLSTLAEALGVPVPADGDNKGVTGISLNSRSIEPGDLYMALPGASRHGADFVPQAVEAGAVAVVTDDAGARQLALAGEQPVPVLIVDEPRAVVGRLAALIYRSQPDDGGFPTLFGVTGTNGKTTTTYFINSLLRALGKTPGLIGTIEILAGGDPIPSLLTTPESTDVHALLALMRERGLEAASMEVSSHAVAYHRVDGVMFDVAGFTNLTQDHLDLHGSMEEYFRTKAELFTAGRARQAVVMVDDEWGRNLARTADIPVTTLTATTDGSPADWSVASTTSRGLGTDFELRHTDGRVLRVHTGLPGDFNVANAALATIMVLSSGIDVETLQGALDAHDPFTVAVPGRMQLISTAPAAVVDFAHNPDALARALQAVRSREEGSRVIVVFGATGQRDQSKRPTMGAIAARLADIVIVSDDDPHDEDAAAIRSEVLAGAHAARESGNLSSQIIESSPRDAAIRLAVELATAKDTILIAGRGHEVWQEVKGVNLALDDRVELRTALTSSGFSVSTDQRIES, from the coding sequence GTGTCAGAGCACAATGAGGCCGCTTTCCATGCCGAGACGCCCGAGACGGGCACCTCCGGCTTTCGTCCGGCGTCTGTGGCTGCAGTGCCTTTGTCGACCCTTGCGGAAGCCCTTGGTGTCCCCGTCCCGGCGGACGGCGACAACAAGGGAGTTACGGGGATCTCGCTGAACTCCCGGTCCATTGAACCGGGTGACCTTTACATGGCCCTGCCCGGCGCTTCGCGCCATGGAGCCGACTTTGTCCCACAGGCGGTCGAGGCCGGCGCCGTCGCTGTAGTCACTGATGACGCCGGGGCACGGCAGCTCGCCCTGGCAGGCGAGCAACCCGTACCTGTCCTCATCGTCGACGAGCCGCGCGCCGTCGTCGGGCGTTTGGCGGCCCTGATCTACCGCAGCCAGCCGGACGACGGCGGGTTCCCGACGCTGTTTGGAGTGACCGGGACCAACGGTAAAACGACTACAACATACTTCATCAACTCCTTGCTCCGTGCCCTGGGTAAAACCCCGGGACTCATCGGAACAATCGAGATCCTGGCCGGGGGAGATCCTATTCCGAGCCTGTTGACCACGCCGGAATCCACCGACGTCCATGCACTGCTCGCCTTAATGCGGGAACGCGGGCTGGAGGCGGCCTCCATGGAGGTGTCCTCCCACGCCGTTGCTTATCACCGCGTCGATGGCGTGATGTTCGACGTCGCCGGCTTCACGAACCTCACTCAGGACCACTTGGACCTGCACGGCAGCATGGAAGAGTACTTCCGCACCAAGGCCGAGCTGTTCACTGCCGGACGGGCACGCCAGGCAGTGGTGATGGTCGATGACGAGTGGGGCCGCAACCTGGCGCGAACAGCGGACATTCCGGTCACCACACTTACTGCCACGACAGATGGCAGCCCTGCCGATTGGTCCGTTGCCTCAACAACCTCCCGTGGACTCGGCACCGATTTTGAACTGCGGCACACAGACGGCCGTGTCCTGCGCGTACACACTGGCTTACCGGGTGACTTCAACGTGGCGAACGCGGCCCTTGCCACGATCATGGTGTTGTCATCAGGCATAGATGTAGAGACCCTCCAAGGCGCACTGGACGCCCACGATCCCTTCACCGTGGCCGTTCCTGGACGAATGCAGCTCATCTCCACCGCGCCGGCGGCCGTGGTTGATTTTGCCCACAATCCCGACGCCCTGGCCCGCGCACTCCAGGCTGTGCGTTCACGTGAGGAAGGTTCCCGGGTGATCGTGGTGTTCGGGGCCACCGGGCAGCGGGACCAAAGCAAGCGTCCGACCATGGGCGCCATCGCGGCACGCTTGGCGGATATTGTCATTGTCAGTGACGACGACCCCCATGACGAGGATGCGGCGGCTATCCGGTCAGAGGTCCTCGCAGGTGCCCATGCCGCCCGTGAATCAGGGAACCTGAGCAGCCAAATCATCGAATCATCACCTCGGGATGCCGCCATCCGACTCGCCGTGGAGCTGGCCACTGCGAAGGACACCATCCTGATCGCTGGTCGTGGCCACGAGGTATGGCAAGAGGTCAAGGGCGTCAACCTGGCTCTCGACGACAGAGTGGAACTACGGACCGCCTTGACATCCAGTGGATTCAGCGTTTCAACGGACCAGCGGATAGAGTCCTAA
- a CDS encoding penicillin-binding protein 2 produces the protein MAQNPGKSKKTKVPAARKRLRVGLGIMLTLLLVVGGKLFMVQGLDVGGMAEAALANRLTPQVLPAERGRILDANGTVLASSVIRYNIVVDQVLNTATAEFKRYNEKTEEIETISRDQGISELASLLGADPAKVRESLTGDKKYSTVAKDVKPELEDRISKLHIPGVAAEGVSKRVYPNGSVAGGVVGFLQDGTTGQAGIEQTQDQVLRGTEGKRVFEIGADGLRIPVATDELTPAVDGSDVKLTLNTDIQYFAQQAIQSQVNKMNAEWGSIIVIDTKTGNLIALADTNAPDPNDPGKVDAKDRGVRSVTAAYEPGSVEKMITASAVIEEGKSFPLDHFTIPPSYTIDGQTFTDAFEHGTEERTLAGILGWSMNTGTVMAGSRLSKEQRYEWLKKFGVGEQTDIGLPAEATGILAKPDQWDERQQYTVLFGQGVSQSTLQTVRAFQTIANDGVMVQPRLIDSYITPEGEEQKVPAKESRQVVSKETAQQMKDILESAVTEGQIKDAAIDGYRVGAKTGTSQAPREDGLAGFDGYTASMVGMAPMDDPRFIVEVVLQRPRGNIYGITNGPVFRSVMSQVLRTYNVAPSTGTPARLPQFVK, from the coding sequence GTGGCGCAAAACCCCGGCAAATCAAAAAAGACCAAGGTGCCGGCGGCAAGGAAGCGGCTCCGTGTTGGTCTTGGCATCATGCTGACCCTGCTGTTGGTGGTGGGCGGAAAACTCTTTATGGTGCAAGGCCTTGATGTCGGTGGCATGGCCGAGGCCGCCCTTGCGAACCGCCTCACGCCGCAGGTACTGCCGGCCGAACGCGGCAGGATCCTGGACGCCAACGGTACTGTCCTCGCCAGCAGTGTCATCCGCTACAACATTGTTGTGGACCAGGTCCTGAATACTGCTACAGCTGAGTTCAAACGGTACAACGAGAAGACTGAAGAAATAGAGACGATCTCCCGGGACCAGGGGATCTCCGAACTGGCTTCGCTCCTCGGGGCTGACCCTGCCAAGGTCAGGGAGTCGCTCACTGGCGACAAGAAGTACTCTACGGTGGCCAAGGACGTGAAGCCGGAGCTTGAAGACCGCATCTCCAAGCTGCACATTCCGGGTGTGGCCGCCGAAGGCGTCAGTAAGCGTGTCTATCCGAACGGCAGCGTTGCAGGGGGCGTGGTGGGTTTCCTCCAGGATGGCACCACAGGCCAGGCAGGCATCGAGCAAACCCAGGACCAAGTGCTCCGCGGTACCGAGGGCAAGCGTGTTTTCGAGATTGGCGCGGATGGCCTCAGGATTCCCGTGGCCACCGATGAGCTCACGCCAGCTGTCGATGGAAGCGATGTCAAGCTGACCCTCAATACAGACATCCAGTACTTCGCACAGCAGGCCATCCAAAGCCAGGTCAACAAGATGAACGCTGAGTGGGGTTCGATCATTGTGATCGACACCAAGACGGGCAACCTCATCGCCTTGGCCGACACGAACGCCCCGGACCCCAACGACCCCGGGAAGGTTGATGCCAAGGACCGCGGTGTGCGTTCTGTGACGGCCGCCTACGAGCCTGGATCCGTCGAGAAGATGATCACTGCCTCTGCCGTGATTGAGGAGGGAAAGTCTTTTCCGCTGGACCACTTCACCATCCCGCCCTCGTATACCATCGACGGTCAGACGTTCACCGATGCGTTCGAGCACGGCACCGAAGAACGCACGCTGGCCGGAATCCTGGGCTGGTCCATGAACACCGGCACCGTGATGGCGGGAAGCAGGCTGAGCAAAGAGCAGCGCTACGAATGGTTGAAGAAGTTCGGCGTCGGCGAACAAACGGACATTGGCCTTCCCGCGGAAGCGACGGGTATCCTCGCCAAGCCTGATCAGTGGGATGAACGCCAGCAGTACACGGTCCTGTTTGGTCAGGGAGTTTCGCAGTCGACGCTGCAAACCGTCCGGGCCTTCCAGACGATTGCCAACGACGGCGTGATGGTGCAGCCAAGGCTCATCGATAGTTACATCACGCCTGAGGGTGAAGAGCAGAAGGTGCCTGCCAAGGAGTCCCGGCAGGTGGTGTCCAAGGAGACTGCCCAACAAATGAAGGACATCCTGGAAAGCGCAGTGACCGAAGGACAGATCAAGGACGCGGCCATTGACGGGTACCGGGTGGGAGCAAAGACAGGCACCTCACAGGCGCCCCGGGAAGATGGACTCGCCGGTTTTGACGGGTATACGGCCTCGATGGTGGGGATGGCGCCCATGGATGACCCGCGCTTCATCGTGGAGGTAGTCCTGCAGCGTCCCAGGGGAAATATCTACGGCATCACCAATGGTCCCGTGTTCCGTTCGGTCATGTCCCAGGTCCTCAGGACCTACAACGTGGCGCCATCCACCGGCACCCCCGCGCGCCTGCCGCAGTTCGTCAAGTAA
- the mraZ gene encoding division/cell wall cluster transcriptional repressor MraZ, with the protein MFLGTHSPRLDEKGRIILPAKFREELAEGLVLTRGQERCIYVFSQKEFERIHESMREAPLSSKQARDYIRVFLSGASDEVPDKQGRVTIPPALRAYAGLGRELAVIGAGTRAEIWDAEAWNEYLAEKEAAFSETDDDNLPGFI; encoded by the coding sequence GTGTTTCTTGGCACCCATTCCCCACGTCTTGATGAAAAGGGCCGGATCATACTTCCCGCGAAGTTCCGTGAGGAACTTGCCGAGGGCCTGGTTCTCACAAGGGGTCAGGAACGTTGCATTTACGTCTTCAGCCAGAAGGAATTCGAGCGCATTCACGAATCGATGCGGGAGGCACCACTGTCCTCCAAGCAGGCTCGTGATTACATTCGGGTTTTCCTGTCTGGAGCCTCTGACGAGGTACCTGACAAGCAGGGGCGCGTGACGATTCCGCCGGCGCTCCGGGCCTATGCAGGGCTTGGCCGGGAATTGGCAGTTATCGGTGCCGGTACCCGCGCGGAGATCTGGGATGCCGAGGCTTGGAATGAATACCTCGCCGAGAAGGAAGCAGCCTTCTCGGAAACCGACGATGACAATCTGCCCGGGTTCATCTAA
- the murF gene encoding UDP-N-acetylmuramoyl-tripeptide--D-alanyl-D-alanine ligase gives MIALTAADIAHITHGRLTGGGDIAPTSVVTDSREATPGSLYVAKPGEHADGHDFVDAAFERGAVLVLAEREVTAVDGKPYPAVVVDDAVLAMGALAAEAVRRIRSAREQRGEQFTVIGITGSAGKTTTKDLLAGVLSQAGPTVAPRGSYNGEVGVPLTVFAADTDTRFLVIEMGATGIGHIKYLAGMVQPDIGVVLVVGTAHAGEFGGVENIATAKGELVEGLSENGTAVLNLDDGRVAAMKTRTTAKVLGFSASPATNEDVEARNVVVNAEGHPEFELVLPDGGPSVHVRSRLIGGHHVTNLLAAAAAAFAAGIPAADIASSLSSQSAASRWRMERTERPDGVTIINDAYNANPESMRAALRTLADLGQGRRTWAVLGAMLELGEDSIREHTAVGTQVVRLNISRLVVVGREARALYISAIQEGSWGDECSFTETAEEAYELLQRELQPGDLVLFKSSNGVGLRHLGDRIALPPRAESTGESAAEDAASEGNELL, from the coding sequence ATGATTGCACTTACTGCGGCGGATATCGCCCACATCACCCATGGCCGTTTGACCGGAGGCGGGGACATCGCGCCCACTTCTGTCGTCACTGATTCCCGGGAAGCTACACCTGGTTCGCTCTATGTGGCGAAGCCGGGCGAGCACGCAGATGGTCATGACTTCGTTGACGCTGCCTTCGAGCGGGGTGCCGTCCTGGTGTTGGCCGAACGCGAGGTCACTGCCGTTGACGGTAAGCCGTATCCCGCCGTCGTTGTTGATGACGCCGTGCTCGCCATGGGAGCGCTTGCTGCCGAAGCAGTCCGCCGCATCCGCTCTGCCCGGGAACAGCGCGGCGAGCAATTTACAGTGATCGGTATTACTGGCTCGGCCGGCAAGACCACCACCAAGGACTTACTCGCCGGCGTGTTGTCCCAAGCCGGGCCCACAGTGGCTCCCCGGGGCTCATACAACGGTGAGGTCGGCGTGCCCCTGACCGTGTTTGCCGCCGATACGGACACCCGCTTCCTCGTCATTGAGATGGGAGCCACCGGCATCGGGCATATCAAGTACCTCGCTGGGATGGTGCAGCCCGATATTGGTGTGGTGCTGGTGGTCGGCACCGCCCACGCCGGGGAATTCGGCGGTGTCGAAAACATCGCTACGGCCAAGGGCGAACTTGTAGAAGGGCTTAGTGAGAACGGCACAGCCGTCCTGAACCTGGACGATGGCCGCGTTGCTGCCATGAAGACCCGCACCACGGCCAAAGTCCTCGGCTTCAGTGCCTCTCCAGCGACGAACGAAGACGTGGAAGCGCGCAACGTTGTGGTCAACGCCGAAGGCCACCCCGAGTTTGAACTTGTACTGCCCGACGGCGGCCCTTCCGTTCACGTCCGAAGCCGCCTGATCGGCGGCCATCACGTGACAAACCTGCTGGCGGCTGCTGCTGCGGCATTTGCCGCGGGCATCCCTGCGGCAGACATTGCCTCCTCGCTTAGTTCCCAGTCCGCTGCCAGCCGCTGGCGCATGGAGCGAACCGAGCGCCCTGACGGTGTCACCATCATCAACGACGCGTACAACGCCAATCCTGAGTCGATGCGGGCTGCGCTGCGCACCCTCGCTGATCTTGGCCAAGGCAGGCGCACATGGGCCGTCCTTGGGGCCATGCTTGAGCTCGGCGAGGATTCCATCCGGGAGCACACTGCAGTGGGAACACAGGTGGTGCGCTTGAACATCTCCAGGCTCGTGGTGGTGGGACGCGAAGCGCGGGCCCTTTACATATCGGCCATCCAGGAAGGTTCGTGGGGGGACGAATGTTCGTTCACGGAGACTGCCGAAGAAGCCTACGAACTCCTGCAAAGGGAGCTGCAACCCGGAGACCTGGTCTTGTTCAAGTCCTCCAATGGCGTGGGGCTGAGGCATTTGGGCGATCGGATAGCATTACCCCCACGGGCCGAGTCCACCGGGGAAAGCGCGGCTGAAGATGCCGCAAGCGAAGGGAACGAGCTGCTGTGA